Proteins encoded in a region of the Inquilinus sp. KBS0705 genome:
- a CDS encoding TonB-dependent receptor has product MMRKLQIRNVVVLIGLTLSLFLIGTAAYAQTRQITGTVTSADGVVPGASVSVKGTTIGVMTDINGAFRLSVPNNATLVVSIIGYATQEVSVGSSDTYTVRLTTSTSALNEVVVIGYGTAKRRDLNGSVSSVNAETIAKLPVPSLDQALQGRAAGVQVTANDGAPGGNTTILIRGVGSLASGGNNPLYVVDGYPLDGGINNFNPNDIASIDVLKDASATAIYGIRGANGVIIVTTKKGRKDGVQLSVDAYNSFQMEPKKYKLLNAQQWATLANEIADADPNFVELPNWRNPNSLTNADWQDALYRTGKTQNYSIAIRGGSDKVQSSTSIGYYDQKGIVLGSYFKRLTLGLNLDYQATKWLKSTTSAKYTYQTTNNPYGTGALGNLTQLIPTLDGGNAATSQIKDANGNYGFYNPINTYTAKYSNPVYSLENNEYENIGNLFLTNSALEATLLPGLKIKTNAGIRLNTYSGSFYQPEDTRIQQQYSAAVPTNALYSQRQNNTFEWLWENTISYDKTIGDHTINFVGGVSEQSNTFVANGGSGIPKNSVIRDLAQLSNFQFDNEGNGKSVYTLASQFARLTYKFMDKYSINGTVRRDGSSKFDKGHQYGVFPVGGATWRAKEESFLKNVNWLTDLKFRGSYGKTGNQGSIGLFQYQSLYSTGLPAASSGNLGYPFNKLYQGGIAQTQPANDKLRWETDYQTDIGMDAAFLNGDLTLTVDLFKRSSKDFLLTLAAPAQSGYNFLTRNVGSMENKGIEVAINYNHSTKDFHYGVGLSLSATKNKLTSITSGTNFVTNFGGLGLTGPGWGDNTFTKTYVGGSVGEFYGYKTVGIFQTQAQINALNATAAAKHPSNPYYYQVGTSPGDRYFADTNGDDQVTTADQVSLGSPLPKFYGGLNLDASYKSFDFNAYFYGVYGNKILNYQQSSLQSFQNRGFVGVENVSLDYYQNRWTPSNPSNTYTRATYSDALILSNVPSSTWIENGSFLKLKNVTVGYTLPKTITDKVAVSKIRVYFSTQNLFTITSYTGLDPEIGIQGSNPTQNGIDNGTYPGSKFYTVGLNVTFK; this is encoded by the coding sequence ATGATGAGAAAACTACAAATTAGAAATGTTGTGGTATTAATCGGCTTAACCTTATCGCTCTTTTTGATAGGTACGGCTGCCTATGCCCAAACCAGGCAAATTACTGGTACGGTAACTTCGGCCGATGGGGTAGTCCCCGGAGCCTCTGTTTCCGTAAAGGGGACTACGATAGGCGTGATGACCGATATTAACGGCGCCTTTAGATTATCGGTACCCAATAATGCTACCTTGGTTGTAAGTATTATTGGTTACGCCACGCAAGAGGTTAGCGTGGGTAGTAGTGACACTTACACTGTAAGGTTAACTACAAGCACAAGCGCTTTAAACGAGGTGGTAGTAATTGGTTATGGTACTGCTAAACGACGGGATCTGAACGGTTCTGTAAGTTCTGTTAATGCAGAAACTATTGCAAAATTACCTGTTCCATCTTTAGACCAGGCATTACAGGGCCGTGCGGCCGGTGTTCAGGTTACTGCAAATGACGGTGCCCCGGGCGGTAACACTACAATCCTGATCAGGGGTGTAGGTAGTTTAGCCAGCGGCGGTAACAACCCTTTATATGTAGTTGATGGTTACCCGCTTGATGGTGGTATAAATAACTTTAATCCTAATGATATCGCGTCGATAGATGTATTGAAAGATGCATCAGCAACGGCTATATATGGTATAAGGGGTGCAAATGGTGTTATTATAGTAACCACCAAAAAAGGAAGAAAAGATGGTGTACAGCTTTCTGTAGATGCATACAATTCCTTTCAGATGGAGCCTAAAAAGTATAAGCTATTAAATGCGCAGCAATGGGCCACTTTGGCAAACGAAATTGCAGATGCTGATCCAAACTTCGTTGAATTACCTAACTGGCGCAATCCAAACTCGCTTACCAATGCAGATTGGCAAGACGCCCTTTACAGAACCGGCAAAACACAAAACTATAGCATTGCAATACGTGGTGGTAGTGATAAGGTTCAGTCATCTACATCTATTGGTTATTACGACCAAAAAGGTATCGTGTTGGGATCGTACTTTAAACGCCTTACTTTGGGTTTAAACTTAGATTACCAGGCAACAAAATGGCTTAAATCTACTACAAGTGCTAAATACACTTATCAAACAACTAACAATCCTTATGGTACCGGTGCTTTAGGTAATTTAACACAACTTATACCAACCCTTGATGGTGGTAACGCCGCAACGAGTCAAATAAAAGACGCAAACGGCAACTATGGCTTTTATAACCCAATTAACACGTATACTGCTAAATACAGCAACCCTGTTTATAGCTTAGAAAACAACGAGTACGAAAATATTGGAAACCTTTTCTTAACAAACTCTGCATTAGAAGCTACTCTTTTACCGGGGCTTAAAATTAAAACAAACGCAGGTATCAGGCTTAACACCTACTCAGGTTCTTTCTACCAGCCCGAAGATACCCGTATACAGCAGCAGTATTCGGCAGCGGTACCAACCAACGCTTTATACAGCCAACGCCAAAATAATACATTTGAGTGGCTTTGGGAAAACACGATATCGTACGACAAAACTATCGGCGATCATACCATCAACTTTGTAGGTGGTGTTTCTGAACAAAGCAACACATTTGTAGCCAACGGCGGTAGTGGTATTCCTAAAAATAGCGTTATCCGCGATTTAGCACAGCTTAGCAATTTCCAGTTTGATAATGAAGGTAACGGAAAGTCTGTTTACACCTTAGCATCTCAATTCGCTAGGTTAACTTATAAGTTTATGGATAAATACTCTATAAACGGTACTGTAAGGCGCGATGGTTCATCAAAATTTGATAAAGGCCACCAATACGGTGTATTCCCTGTTGGGGGTGCTACCTGGAGAGCAAAAGAAGAGTCATTCCTGAAAAATGTTAACTGGCTTACCGACTTAAAATTCAGAGGAAGTTATGGTAAAACAGGTAACCAGGGTTCTATTGGCTTGTTCCAATATCAGTCATTGTATTCAACTGGTTTACCGGCTGCCAGCAGCGGCAACTTAGGTTATCCGTTTAATAAGCTATATCAAGGCGGTATTGCACAAACTCAACCAGCTAATGACAAACTTAGGTGGGAAACTGATTACCAAACAGACATAGGTATGGATGCCGCATTTTTAAATGGCGACCTTACCTTAACTGTTGATTTATTTAAAAGATCTTCTAAGGATTTCTTATTAACGCTTGCTGCACCGGCTCAATCAGGATATAACTTCCTGACCCGTAACGTAGGTAGCATGGAAAATAAGGGTATTGAGGTAGCAATAAACTATAACCACAGTACAAAAGACTTCCATTATGGTGTGGGGTTATCTTTGTCTGCTACAAAAAACAAGCTTACAAGCATAACATCAGGTACAAACTTTGTAACCAACTTTGGCGGTTTAGGTTTAACCGGCCCGGGATGGGGTGATAATACCTTTACCAAAACTTATGTTGGCGGTTCGGTTGGCGAGTTTTATGGTTACAAAACTGTAGGCATCTTCCAAACACAGGCACAAATTAATGCATTAAATGCAACTGCTGCGGCTAAACATCCTTCAAACCCATATTACTACCAGGTAGGTACATCGCCGGGCGATCGTTACTTTGCTGATACCAATGGTGATGACCAGGTAACTACAGCAGATCAGGTTAGTTTAGGCAGCCCGTTACCTAAATTTTACGGTGGCTTAAATTTAGATGCATCATATAAATCGTTTGATTTTAATGCTTATTTCTATGGTGTATATGGTAACAAAATATTAAACTATCAGCAAAGCTCGTTACAAAGCTTCCAAAACCGCGGTTTTGTGGGTGTTGAAAACGTTAGTTTAGATTATTACCAAAACCGTTGGACACCATCTAATCCGTCAAATACATATACAAGAGCTACTTATAGTGACGCGCTTATATTAAGCAACGTTCCTTCAAGTACATGGATAGAAAATGGTAGCTTTTTAAAATTGAAAAACGTTACTGTTGGTTATACCCTGCCTAAAACAATAACAGACAAGGTTGCTGTTTCAAAAATAAGGGTATACTTTTCTACCCAAAACCTTTTCACAATTACAAGTTACACCGGGCTTGATCCTGAGATCGGTATACAGGGAAGCAATCCTACACAAAATGGAATTGATAACGGTACCTACCCAGGTTCTAAATTTTACACTGTGGGCTTAAACGTAACTTTTAAATAA
- a CDS encoding glycoside hydrolase family 27 protein: MNTRVKFVLIITAILLNNNIKAQQKAVAQTPPMGWNSYNSYGSAVHEDEVKANADYMAKYLKAYGWQYVVVDFLWSYDNPPGSNIGNPFQMRLWDGSYVPWLTMDKWGRLLPQPNKFPSAYKANGFKALGDYIHSRGLKFGIHVMRGIPRQAVWAKTPVKGTDGITADMIADTNSKCPWMNHMYGLNMQKPGAQAYLNSLLQLYASWGVDFIKVDDLSRPYSNAEVEGYKKAVDNCKRPIVLSLSPGETPVSQAAHAAKYANMWRMADDFWDNWKEVLHMFDYAKNWEGVGGPGHWPDCDMIQIGKLSKRGPVGEERYSRFTEDELYTHMTFWSIYKSPLMLGGNLPENRALELKLFTNAEVLAVNQKGANPRQLYKRDGAMVWYSQLPGTKAIYVALFNIADKPQIISVDFNEVGIKGNVSVRDLWKKLNIGKYQKSYQHNINAHGTVLLKLEPVI; the protein is encoded by the coding sequence ATGAACACTAGAGTAAAATTTGTACTCATTATCACTGCTATTTTATTGAATAATAATATTAAAGCCCAACAAAAGGCTGTAGCCCAAACCCCACCTATGGGGTGGAATAGTTATAATAGTTATGGGTCTGCTGTGCACGAGGATGAGGTAAAAGCAAATGCCGATTACATGGCTAAATACTTAAAAGCTTACGGTTGGCAGTACGTTGTGGTTGATTTTTTATGGTCGTATGATAATCCGCCGGGAAGCAACATAGGTAACCCATTTCAAATGCGTTTGTGGGATGGCTCATATGTGCCATGGTTAACAATGGATAAGTGGGGCAGGTTATTGCCACAGCCCAATAAATTTCCTTCGGCGTACAAGGCTAATGGCTTTAAAGCATTAGGCGATTACATACATAGTAGAGGTTTAAAATTTGGGATACATGTTATGCGTGGCATACCAAGACAGGCAGTTTGGGCTAAAACGCCGGTTAAGGGCACCGATGGCATTACAGCTGATATGATTGCCGATACTAACTCAAAATGCCCGTGGATGAATCATATGTATGGTTTAAATATGCAGAAACCAGGTGCACAAGCATACCTAAATTCGTTGTTGCAGCTTTACGCTTCCTGGGGAGTTGATTTTATTAAAGTAGATGACCTTTCGCGCCCTTATAGCAACGCCGAGGTTGAGGGATATAAAAAGGCAGTAGATAATTGCAAAAGACCAATTGTTTTAAGTTTATCACCGGGAGAAACTCCGGTAAGCCAGGCAGCGCATGCCGCCAAGTATGCCAATATGTGGCGCATGGCCGATGACTTTTGGGATAATTGGAAAGAGGTATTGCACATGTTTGACTATGCTAAAAACTGGGAGGGTGTTGGTGGCCCCGGCCACTGGCCCGATTGCGACATGATACAAATAGGTAAGCTATCTAAACGTGGGCCTGTAGGTGAGGAGCGTTATAGCCGGTTCACTGAAGATGAGCTGTATACGCATATGACGTTTTGGAGCATTTACAAATCGCCGTTAATGCTTGGGGGGAACTTACCCGAAAATCGTGCATTAGAACTTAAGCTATTTACTAATGCCGAAGTGTTGGCAGTAAACCAAAAGGGGGCCAATCCCCGGCAGCTTTATAAAAGGGATGGTGCAATGGTTTGGTATTCGCAGTTACCCGGAACAAAAGCTATTTATGTAGCATTGTTTAATATAGCCGATAAACCACAAATAATATCTGTTGACTTTAACGAAGTAGGTATTAAAGGAAACGTAAGCGTAAGAGACCTCTGGAAGAAGTTGAATATTGGTAAATACCAAAAAAGTTATCAGCACAATATCAATGCACATGGTACCGTTTTACTCAAACTCGAGCCGGTTATTTAA
- a CDS encoding RagB/SusD family nutrient uptake outer membrane protein: protein MKMKKKNIALITLFAALMMPFACKKDFLTQTNRFKSTADATFQKSGDVVALVNSIYDGYQNSDLLKKAIWYYANFQTHDFYNYGADVAWNNYQINSSFGALSVLWNNAYVGIARANSAFDIIEKAKKEGVVTSALADRLTGEAYFLRGMTYYYLAGSFGGVPLELKSATDGLTPRSSQDEVFKQVVADMKKAESLLLSKSTLDPKDLGRATKGAAYAYEGAAQMWLKDYTAALAAFNNPELTNNYHLLSNFADVHEFDHQNNDESIFEIQFDVQGSQSWDGGWQNGGEVAWIDDFSWPEEISGFGYDYANPGLWYSYQAGDKRRALTVIGPGDENVSPGIIAKWGGIKGYPSVVGGFASGTARFKDDNGNIINTCGTLTRPWYGVSDELRSGYYNAKKWRDPQLTGSTGAQVIFGSQNQILMRYAEVLLSRAECKVRTGDVAGAMADLKKVRDRAFGGSAPAVMKDGLRYNGTPAAPITDPLQMVLSEYRHELTAEYSLFYNLRRAGPGVAAAFIKANYGTDATTTPQPYPYGPTADGKAHGVYRTTLPEGRDILPIPQAAIGLNPNLTQNPAYGN from the coding sequence ATGAAAATGAAGAAAAAAAATATTGCCCTTATAACACTGTTCGCGGCGTTAATGATGCCGTTCGCATGTAAAAAGGACTTTTTGACGCAAACCAATAGGTTTAAATCTACTGCGGATGCAACTTTTCAAAAATCAGGAGATGTTGTTGCGTTAGTAAATAGCATTTATGATGGATACCAAAACAGTGATTTGCTGAAGAAAGCGATATGGTATTACGCTAACTTTCAAACACACGATTTTTACAATTACGGGGCCGATGTAGCCTGGAATAACTATCAGATCAACTCAAGTTTTGGTGCACTTTCGGTATTGTGGAACAATGCTTATGTAGGTATTGCACGTGCAAACTCGGCATTTGATATTATAGAAAAAGCAAAAAAAGAAGGAGTTGTTACATCTGCATTGGCGGACCGCCTTACCGGCGAAGCATACTTTTTACGTGGCATGACTTACTATTACCTTGCAGGTTCATTCGGTGGCGTTCCTTTGGAATTAAAGTCAGCAACCGATGGGTTAACACCTCGTAGCTCACAAGACGAGGTATTTAAGCAAGTAGTTGCCGATATGAAAAAGGCCGAAAGCCTGTTACTATCTAAATCTACTTTAGATCCAAAGGATTTAGGCCGTGCTACAAAAGGTGCTGCATATGCCTATGAAGGCGCAGCGCAAATGTGGTTGAAAGATTATACAGCTGCTTTAGCTGCTTTCAATAATCCTGAATTGACTAACAATTATCATTTATTATCAAATTTTGCCGATGTGCATGAATTTGATCATCAAAACAACGATGAATCAATATTTGAGATTCAGTTTGATGTTCAAGGTTCACAAAGCTGGGATGGCGGCTGGCAAAATGGTGGCGAAGTTGCATGGATAGACGACTTTAGCTGGCCGGAAGAAATATCAGGCTTTGGTTATGATTATGCCAACCCGGGATTATGGTATTCTTACCAGGCTGGTGATAAACGCAGAGCGCTTACGGTTATCGGCCCTGGTGATGAAAACGTGAGCCCTGGTATCATCGCTAAATGGGGTGGTATAAAAGGCTATCCTTCAGTAGTAGGTGGCTTTGCAAGTGGTACAGCTCGTTTCAAGGACGATAACGGAAATATTATAAACACATGCGGGACGCTTACAAGGCCATGGTATGGTGTATCAGATGAATTACGTTCTGGTTACTATAACGCAAAAAAATGGCGCGATCCGCAGCTTACAGGTAGCACAGGTGCACAGGTGATATTTGGATCGCAAAACCAAATATTGATGCGCTATGCCGAAGTATTGTTAAGCAGGGCCGAATGTAAGGTTCGTACAGGTGATGTTGCCGGTGCAATGGCCGACCTGAAAAAGGTTAGAGACAGAGCGTTTGGTGGATCGGCACCTGCTGTTATGAAAGATGGCTTAAGGTACAACGGTACACCGGCTGCCCCAATAACCGACCCATTACAAATGGTATTAAGCGAGTACAGGCACGAACTTACAGCCGAGTATTCTCTGTTCTACAATTTGCGTAGAGCCGGCCCTGGTGTTGCTGCAGCATTTATAAAAGCCAACTATGGTACAGATGCAACTACTACGCCACAGCCTTATCCATATGGCCCAACAGCTGATGGTAAAGCGCATGGTGTTTATCGTACCACTCTACCGGAGGGTCGCGATATATTACCTATTCCGCAGGCTGCAATAGGCTTAAATCCAAACCTTACTCAAAACCCGGCATACGGGAACTAA
- a CDS encoding response regulator yields MSFKVFLCFILSIVMQQTLFAQNDIYKFSHLDITNGLSDNQVNWIFKDKKGFMWVGTTSGLNRYDGYKFKVFKHDIKDPNSLTENHVLRICEGPANKLWIFTHSGISVYNQGTEKFSNNISAELAPYKIKTNQIFSIKKDNDGNFWFVTNKMGLYSYNPRDNTTEYYSQSSDSNGKLHSNSIMDIVGGPNHSVWFVYNDGVIDQLNTFTKRIVTRFDGIAKSNGYSVQFNNIMMDNNNNLWVYSNAGPLGAYCYNTTTTALQQLNKANGKLNSNIINSIVQADDNKIWIGTDHGGINIYDPATKNVTYLLSKEDDNKSLSGNSIVLYKDNTGIIWAGTFKQGLNYYHSGIMQFPLYRHITTDANSLPFTDINGFAEDIKGNIWIGTNGGGLIYFNRTTKTYTRYRHDAANPNSLSNDIIINLFIDHEHKLWIGTYYGGLDCYDGQKFTHYRHNNGIPGSITDDRVYSIMEDSGNNLWVGTFAGGLNILDRKTNLFKHPNYRMSSDYTAMIYEDRKQNIWIARDKGIDVIENKTNKVRHYASQPNNVNSLIGNDVNIVTEDSRGLIWIGTKDGLSILNTQTNRFLNIEEGINLPANNVSNILEDNTHRMWVSTTNGLANIQVNKIDGRYKVEIINYNELDGLQGRAFNLNGAIKLRSGELLFGGIHGFNLFDPQTVDRFKPSQHLVFTDFQLFNESVGVGEKVDGKLILAKSISETKEITLEHNQNVFNIEFAACDYFNPNKVKFQYKLDGFDKDWITSVGNNRKATYTNLDGGDYTFKVRTLDASNHSDNNIITLKIKVLPPFFKSTTAVISYFIFALSLLLFIRHRGIRKLKMQFETKQAKLEAERKIEQEREEARRMHQLDLMKIKFFTNVSHEFRTPLSLILSPIDDLIKTTEKPANHHHLVTIKRNGKRLLNLVNQLLDFRKMEYNELKLDLKKGDIVHFIKEVSASFMDVAKQKHIQFIIESEICAYITNFDHDKIERILFNLLSNAFKFTPSGGYISVMLSFTVNDSLITDGKTLEIKVIDTGIGIPKENQAKVFDRFYQDTLPENLLNQGSGIGLSITKEFVKMQGGTIEIESEPDYGSCFTIKLPVGAQMDGDVLLTDIEVDEDDLSVLFKKADTVLLPGKKQTILLIEDNDDLRFYLKDNLKQNFHIVEAVNGRDGWQKALAIHPKLIVSDISMPEMNGVELCKKLKEDSRTSHIPVILLTALITEEDQLAGLGSGANDYILKPFNFEILFSKIQNLLHMQQTFKNTFQKQIEVQAQDIIVVSEDEKFLKNAFDYIEKNITNLNFSVEELSRHLNLSRVSLYKKLLTLTGKTPVDCIRTVRLKRAVQLLEKSKLSIANVAYEVGFNNAAYFAKVFREEFGMLPSEYITDLKSKEKENETI; encoded by the coding sequence ATGAGTTTTAAGGTTTTTTTATGCTTTATACTATCTATTGTGATGCAGCAAACTTTGTTTGCGCAAAACGATATTTATAAGTTTTCTCATTTAGACATAACCAACGGCTTGTCTGATAACCAGGTTAACTGGATATTTAAAGATAAGAAAGGGTTTATGTGGGTAGGTACAACATCGGGCCTTAACCGCTACGATGGTTATAAATTTAAGGTGTTTAAGCACGATATTAAAGATCCTAATTCGTTAACCGAAAACCACGTTCTACGTATTTGTGAAGGCCCCGCAAATAAGTTATGGATATTTACCCATAGCGGTATTAGTGTTTACAACCAGGGCACCGAGAAGTTTTCGAACAATATAAGCGCAGAACTTGCACCCTATAAAATTAAAACCAATCAAATTTTTTCAATAAAAAAGGATAATGATGGTAATTTTTGGTTTGTAACTAACAAAATGGGCTTATATAGTTACAACCCGCGTGATAACACTACAGAATACTATAGCCAATCTTCTGATTCGAACGGCAAACTTCATTCAAACTCCATAATGGATATAGTTGGCGGCCCTAACCATAGCGTATGGTTTGTGTATAATGACGGTGTTATAGATCAATTAAATACGTTTACAAAAAGGATTGTTACAAGGTTTGATGGAATAGCAAAATCCAATGGTTACTCGGTACAGTTTAACAACATCATGATGGATAACAATAATAACCTATGGGTTTATTCTAACGCTGGGCCGTTAGGGGCATATTGTTATAATACAACAACAACAGCGCTACAGCAGTTAAATAAGGCAAATGGCAAACTAAACTCCAATATAATTAATAGCATAGTACAAGCCGATGATAACAAAATATGGATAGGTACAGATCACGGCGGCATCAATATATATGATCCTGCTACAAAAAATGTAACCTATCTGTTAAGTAAAGAGGACGACAATAAATCTTTAAGTGGTAATAGCATTGTATTGTATAAAGACAATACCGGTATTATATGGGCGGGTACATTTAAACAAGGCCTAAATTATTACCATAGTGGTATAATGCAGTTCCCTTTATACAGGCACATCACTACAGATGCTAACAGTTTGCCTTTTACAGATATAAACGGATTTGCCGAAGATATAAAAGGAAATATTTGGATTGGTACTAACGGCGGTGGGCTAATATATTTTAACCGTACCACTAAAACCTACACTCGATACAGGCACGACGCTGCCAACCCCAACAGCCTGTCGAACGATATTATCATAAACCTTTTTATTGATCACGAACATAAATTGTGGATAGGTACTTATTACGGCGGTTTAGACTGCTATGATGGCCAAAAATTCACCCATTATCGCCATAACAATGGTATACCCGGCAGTATAACTGATGACAGGGTTTACAGTATCATGGAAGATTCGGGTAACAACTTATGGGTTGGAACCTTTGCAGGCGGATTAAATATACTCGATCGTAAAACCAACTTGTTTAAGCACCCTAATTATCGCATGAGCTCGGACTATACAGCAATGATATATGAAGATAGGAAACAAAACATTTGGATAGCCCGCGATAAAGGTATTGATGTAATAGAAAATAAAACCAATAAAGTAAGGCATTACGCATCTCAGCCAAATAACGTTAATAGCCTTATAGGTAATGATGTGAATATTGTTACTGAAGACAGCCGTGGATTAATATGGATAGGTACAAAAGATGGCTTAAGCATATTAAATACCCAAACCAATAGATTTTTGAATATAGAGGAGGGCATAAACTTACCCGCCAATAATGTATCTAATATTTTAGAGGACAATACGCACAGGATGTGGGTAAGTACCACAAATGGATTGGCCAACATTCAAGTGAATAAAATTGATGGCAGATATAAGGTCGAGATAATAAATTATAACGAGTTAGATGGTTTGCAGGGCAGGGCCTTTAACCTTAACGGAGCAATTAAATTAAGAAGCGGCGAATTACTATTTGGCGGTATACATGGCTTCAATCTTTTTGACCCGCAAACTGTGGACAGATTTAAGCCATCGCAGCATTTGGTGTTTACAGATTTTCAGTTATTTAATGAAAGTGTAGGAGTAGGGGAAAAAGTAGATGGTAAATTGATACTGGCAAAATCGATATCAGAAACTAAGGAAATTACGTTAGAGCATAACCAAAATGTATTTAATATTGAATTTGCCGCCTGCGATTACTTTAACCCCAATAAAGTTAAGTTTCAATATAAGTTAGATGGATTTGATAAAGACTGGATAACATCGGTAGGGAATAACCGTAAAGCAACATACACCAACCTTGACGGCGGAGATTATACTTTTAAGGTTAGAACACTGGACGCCAGTAACCATAGCGATAATAACATTATAACGCTTAAAATTAAGGTTTTGCCCCCATTCTTTAAATCTACTACAGCGGTTATAAGCTATTTTATATTTGCTTTAAGCTTATTACTATTTATACGCCACAGAGGTATACGCAAATTAAAAATGCAGTTTGAAACCAAGCAAGCAAAGCTGGAGGCAGAGCGTAAAATTGAACAGGAACGCGAAGAGGCCCGTCGCATGCATCAGCTCGATTTGATGAAGATAAAGTTTTTTACAAACGTAAGCCACGAGTTTCGTACACCATTGTCGTTAATATTATCCCCGATTGACGACTTAATAAAGACAACAGAAAAGCCGGCTAATCACCATCATTTAGTCACCATAAAGCGTAATGGTAAACGATTGTTAAACCTGGTTAACCAACTGCTTGATTTTAGGAAGATGGAGTATAATGAGCTTAAACTTGATCTGAAAAAGGGGGATATAGTTCATTTTATCAAGGAAGTATCGGCATCGTTTATGGATGTTGCCAAGCAAAAACATATTCAATTTATAATCGAAAGTGAGATATGTGCTTACATAACCAATTTCGATCATGATAAAATAGAACGTATACTATTTAACCTGTTGTCAAACGCATTTAAATTCACACCATCCGGCGGATACATAAGTGTAATGTTAAGCTTTACGGTAAACGATAGCCTGATTACAGATGGAAAAACCTTAGAAATTAAGGTAATAGATACAGGTATTGGTATTCCGAAAGAAAACCAGGCTAAAGTATTCGATAGATTTTACCAGGATACCCTGCCCGAGAATTTACTAAATCAGGGTAGTGGTATAGGCTTGTCAATCACAAAAGAGTTTGTTAAAATGCAGGGCGGTACAATTGAAATTGAGAGCGAGCCTGATTATGGTAGTTGCTTTACAATAAAATTGCCGGTAGGTGCCCAAATGGATGGTGATGTATTATTAACTGATATTGAAGTAGATGAAGATGACCTGTCGGTTTTGTTTAAAAAGGCGGATACAGTTTTATTACCAGGCAAAAAACAAACTATTTTATTGATCGAGGATAATGATGATTTGAGATTCTATCTGAAAGACAACTTAAAGCAAAATTTTCATATTGTTGAAGCGGTTAACGGTAGAGATGGTTGGCAAAAAGCATTAGCAATACACCCAAAGCTTATTGTAAGCGATATTAGTATGCCCGAGATGAATGGAGTTGAGCTTTGTAAAAAGTTAAAGGAGGATAGCCGTACATCGCATATACCGGTAATACTGCTTACAGCATTAATTACCGAGGAAGATCAATTAGCCGGCTTAGGTAGCGGTGCCAATGATTACATTTTAAAGCCGTTTAACTTCGAAATACTTTTTTCAAAGATCCAAAACCTGTTGCATATGCAACAAACGTTTAAAAATACTTTCCAGAAACAAATAGAGGTACAGGCGCAGGATATTATAGTTGTGTCTGAGGATGAGAAATTTTTGAAAAATGCCTTTGATTATATCGAAAAGAATATCACTAACCTTAATTTTTCTGTAGAGGAACTAAGCAGGCATTTAAACCTAAGCAGGGTGTCGCTTTATAAAAAATTATTAACGCTTACAGGTAAAACACCGGTTGATTGTATTAGAACCGTGCGTTTGAAAAGAGCTGTTCAGCTTTTAGAAAAGAGCAAGCTAAGCATTGCTAATGTTGCTTATGAAGTTGGCTTTAATAACGCAGCTTACTTTGCAAAGGTCTTTCGCGAAGAGTTTGGCATGCTACCGTCTGAGTATATTACCGATTTGAAGAGTAAAGAGAAAGAAAACGAAACGATTTAA